TTTATGAGTGACTATCGTGATAAATCAGCTTTATTTGGAAGAGAATTAAAACCCGGAGAACCTCCATCTTGGCCATAAACActcttatgttatattatatataatatattagttgTCTTCTAAGTACATCTGTATTTTAAAGATAACTATATgtatacaaaataataaattagtgagaggaaataataaatcatGTAAGTTATAATGGTTTCATTATTTGCTTATCTATTAAATAATTGATGTACAATTAGTTTCCCTTATCAAATAATTCCTTATATTTTTTGttcttattcttttttattccttttataAAGAAAGTATATATAGTCCATATCTGTAGATATTCATTTGCTTAACGTATTTCCCATTTGATTTATCTTTACACATATTTTTCATTAGAAAAGGAAATTAGTTCAATAATTGTTAACATAATGTAAtgtatcaatatttatcttaccacacacacacatgtacactccattttatttaatattatttgtagaTCATGTATCATCTATCTTCTAATGAAAACATCTAtctcatatttttattatttcattgtaCTGAAATAGATATATCTtgttaaacaaatttttgttcctAGAATATTTCATGTACTGaatgtatttatttacattaaattgtgtttatagttatatataaacataataacTAGATCATCTATTCACAGAATTAAATAtcaatgaatttttatatttgaaaataaatcatGATAAAAGGATATCAGATTTCACTAGTGTACTAATTTTTCAACGACATATATGTACTAATATAGGCGTACcttaatacaaaaataaaactaGCAAAGAATATCAAAACGTTTTGAAGTTTTATATTAAAACTGTCCAGTAATTTTAATTAGCAGTAATTTATCTTCTTTAAGGCTATTGGAAAgagtaaaataaattaaatagaacttatataaaatattgtactAGATTAATTACTAAGTTCTtgagaattttgtaatttttgtagTTTTTGAACCTATCTCAAAGGTTTCCCCTAATTTAGATATTTTCAATCTGCAAGTCTATTGTAAAGAGGGCGCTATTATTGATTCATTAATTCAGGGCCATCTAGATGGCGTTCTAAAGTCTCCATGtaaaattactttttatttaatttcatattatttcattttaaacgatatgatttatacaataaatatataaaaaatattttatgactCTTTCTTAAGGTGAAGTGtttgtatattttctatatttaaccAAATTTAACGAATTAATATCTTTCCGCCTAATATGGAATACATATCGACATGCGCGCGCATATtgatttgaccaatggttccgTACATTTTACTGAAACCAGTATCGTAGATAGAAAATGAGCAGCCAATAATATGCTACACGAAGAAGTAAAATAATGTATGATAAAATTAGTAATAAAGttgtaaatgtaataaaaaaaaatatattgggGAACGTCACatttaattattacaaaattaaatatatgttatagtaattaatatacattaaattattaaaataactatcTCTTATAAGTGAGACAACTTCTTGTTTCTTTACTTTTTTGTCGTTTGAATTCAACGTATTTGAAGTATAATTAATATGTCAATAAAGATGGACGTCGGTTTTGTAATAACAAATACATACATAACAAAAAGTTATTTTAGTCGTACAAGAGTGCATGTTATATGAATTAAAGTAAATATAGTTTAAATATTCACTAGAAACGATCATCGAAATATTTGAAAGACGTAAAATCAAATTTTTATGgttgaaagaaaagaagagaggaTGGGGCGCAAGTGAGGTTTATACGGTAGTGTAAGTTGCGTCGTTGGCAGCAAAATGGTGAAGAGCAGAGGGGGTTAGGAGCTTGCATCGTTGCAGCGTTGCAGTTGTCCGCCATTGCTAGGGAGTTAACTTGAATACTAGGCTAGGCGAAGATCTCGGTGCTTACCGCGTGCCCCCTCTCCCTTGCATCGTGGAAAAAACTATTTAGTGATTTCGTGTTACGATTTTGGGTATTTTGAGATCCGGGCGATTTCGAATCGGTCTTCGTTCGGAAGGAATGGAGAAGAGACAACCGACAATGATTACGACCAGTGAGACGGGCTTACACGCCAATCTACTAACGGCGACGGGCCAGCGTCTTACTCCGACAGGCAAAATCAGCCATGCCAAGACGCGTGTCTATACGCAACGGTATCGCAAAGAATGGGAACAAATGCCCGATTTTAAAGGTACTTTTCGTTATTGTTTATTGCTTATTTTGAAATAGCACGTTATCGGTTAAAACGAATACGTTTCTTCAACACTTCAACACATATTTTAACGTATTGTGCCACGGTGAATATCTtcatatgtatttaataatcaTAGCTCCGTCGGTTCGTCACAGTATTAAGCAATAATGTTTTTGATTAGTAGCGGTTAATTATTTTTAGAGGAAATCATTGTCACGTGCAATAATACAATTGATTTTGTTTCCCTTTGATTTCATCAGCGGTAGATacttattacgatttataaCATCTTCAATTCGCCACAATATTCTTCTTGTATCTTATTTTCTTATTATAGTATACTTAGAAGTGTATATAACTATCGTGTATCACTATTTCGAATTACGCATTCTCAATCtttgtaaaatttaaatataatcgtttatatatatatagcatagCTGGTCAAATTCGTCCATACTTAAATAACTCTCACTTGACGCAAGATTTTTTtgtaaaaatgagaaaattcaATGTGTTACGTACATGACTAGTCCATTGAACGAGTCGAATCAATCGAGATAAATAAAACCACGTGATCAAACTCTAGGGGAAACAGGGTCAGTTATACAATAtcaatatattacaaaatagaaaattgcTTTTCTAAACATTAATCTTTTAAGTCTTTTCCACGGTCATATAAACAGACCTGGACACTCGCTAGGGGAAATTGCCCATTGAGTGAAGCCTAAAAAATCCTGATAGGATTTAGCTGACAGGAGTAAGGGTCATTTTGCACCCGATCATATAAACAAATCAAGTGTAATTGTAAAATTTCACTTTTGCgtataaaagttatatactcttctcaataaatatttcgtttataatagcatttattatttaagagaatatttttaatatttttgtgaTAATAATCTCtttcaatataaaatttctTGCTTATACGTATTTCCTTACTACTATTGTATCGGAGGTTATTACTAAacttataattttttatctttcttaaTTTAAGAAGTATGTAACATTTCATTTTACAGCTTTTATTGTCTGGGTTTATTATGATTGTTTCAATAACAAAAGAAATGTGAATAAAAGAATACCTACCTAGTCaattttaattattcaaaataaaCCGTAATTCCTCCCGCATACACAGAACGCGCCTGGCTCTGTCGACCACGTTGATTTTTTAGCGGATAGATGCTTTTGTCTATgctttcgatatagtataagaTATAGTAGAAGAAAAACTGTCACATCCTCTGcgcatatttaaattttatatctttCCTTTAGTTCCTGGAATATTTTTTGGcgcaattttattttcttttaagaAAATTTAGAGCTCTATAATTTTTGTACTGAGATATATTGGATACGTCAATTTATATAAAACACAATACAAAATAAACAGTGCTTTGATTGTGTATTCTGCAAGATATACAATCCTTTTTGCTACTTTCTAATTCTTTCAGATATCGCTAATTGAAAAAAGCAAATGAAATTATATGAGTTCAAATAGAAAGAACGTTATATGAAATATCTATAAGAAAGAACTAAAGAGTAACAGTATCGAAAGAGTTCTTATAGAGATAGTAAAAATAACTGCATCTACCAGGAGTTACTTACCACGGAAGTTTCTGAAATAAGAATTGAATGATTATATTACCCATTTTTAAGAAGACTACATTTTATAATGTACTAAAAGATGAAATTTAAATGTATGCGAATTGACCACGATAGTTTTCTACATGTTACAGAAGACTTAAGAGTAGTAGCTGTATAAATATAAGAAagtgatttttcattttataatatcTCGAGATTATAAATGCGACGACCCTGTTTTCCCTAGAATGTGTTTATGTAGTTATATTTACCTTGACTGACTCGATTCGTTGAGCGAATCATAGCGTTAATAAGTTACCAGTAAAAGTACCAAGTCAATCTTCGGTTCGATGTTACCATACAGTTAAAATGTGTTTAGTAACACGGCGTATTCGGCGGAATCTTTCGTAGCCTTTCGAAGGAGAGAACAGTGCgcttaaaataacaaacaaagaaatatttaacaTGATATTTTACCATAGGATGGTTGACGTCCGTGCCGTTCCAATCAACACGAGCTTATTGTCTGTATTGCAAGAAAAATCTCCATGCGCACCGACTTTCTTTGTTAAAACATACATGTACGATGAAGCATCAACGATCCGCTTTGTCACACGAAgcggaagaaaagaagaaggctGCAGCTCGAAAGGCAAACGCGATAGAAGAGGTTGAAATAGAAGAAGTCGAGGAAATTGAGGTTTATATTCTTTCCATTTGTAATTAGCTTTATACTGCTTgaataaattacataaaattaaattatatttatgttaTAAAGGGATACATTACGGTAAGCAATATTAAaccaaaattaattaaaacatttttttattaggCTATTGAACACACTCAAACTGAAgtagaagaaaatgaagatgaGGTGGAATATGTTGTTGAGAGATTAGAAACAGATGATGAGCTGGATGAAGCTCAGATTAAAGATCCAATCGAAGATGTTGGTGCTGAAGCTGAggatgaagaagaagaggaagaagacgatgtAGAAGATATGCAGATGCAGATGCCTTCTGATGAAGAAGATGTTaagcattcgataaaaaagATTAAGATAGAGAGGGTGGTGAGTGATTCGTTTATTTGTATGGAATAAacgttttataaattaaattcatgAATATTTCACATTATTGTGATCTAATTACATTAATTTAGGAGAACTGCGAGGATTCCTTGACAGAAGCTATGGATCATATGCAGAGTGAATATTTGGAAGAAAGTGATAATCATGAAACTGTACAAATGGAAATAGTTGTAGAATCAGAAGATCAAAGTAATTCAGATATGCAAGTTGTATCGATTCTTCCTGATACTGAAGATTCTAGTAAAGAATCGTCAAAGGAATCACGCGAAAATGGAAGAGCGATTCGACGAGGCGACAATAAATTAGATAGAAAATCTGCAAAATTATTGGTAAAtgtataaaacaatataaaagatatattataaatgatATTATAACAAAAGGTTCAAGTAAAATATAGTTATAAATGATGTTTTAGCAAGATGAATGCAAACAGCAAGGAGATTCAGGAATAATGGTGGCGTGTCCGTTACCTATTTTAGGTACAGCTTATCAAATTAGTTCCTCGGTCGCACCTAGTACTAACACCATCGGTGTGCTTCAGCCAGTGAATACAATCCCCATTGCACCTGCGCAAAGTAAAACGATTACTTTGACGACGGGTGGAAAAACTCTGACTTTGACAGGTGGTACATTCCAACCTGGTGCTCAGTATGTGCTGAGTAAATTAAAGGGTAAATTTCCTACGTTGGTAATGGCTGATAAAAAAACTACAATTGTAGCTAATCAAGCAGAGGATGCCGCGAAAGGTGCTCAGATAAACAAGGATCAGTTAGATGTAGCAAGTACTAGTTATCAAAGTCCGAAAAGAGTACGTCGATTTTTGGTATTTGCAAATTAATGGCATTTCTTGCCTTATCAATATTTAAACATTATGGTTCTTCTAGCATGTACTTTTAAAAACCGTTAATAGTCCAACAATTAAAAAACCTCGTATTTCAACTCACGTTGTGGACACTAGTAAAGGTTTACCCATTGGAGGTTTGCAAGTTAGCCTTTATAAGTTAATGGATGGGAGGTGGACTTTTTTAAATGAAAGGTATAATACtgaagtcaaatattttttgcatttATCACACCTGAGTCTATTAATTCTATAATAAAGTACGCAAAATCTATCTTCCTTTGTTCCAGTAATACGAGCCCGAATGGTCGATGCGTAGACTTGGTGGATAAcatgaaaattaatttcacaGCTGGACGCTACAAGATTCACTTCGACGTCGATAAATATTTTACGCTAAGAAGGATAGAAACAATGTATCCGTTTATCGAGATTGTTTTTGATGTAAAAAACCCTGCTGGTCACTATCACATACCGGTGCTTCTGAGTCCATTTGGTTACACCACCTACCGTGGTTCCGAAAGATAAACATTAATCGAGTCAGCATGTGTTTATCaagtattttatttctttataaagaaattaaatttcataaaaataaatacgTTTTACGATTTAACGTGCAGATTAGGATTGCACAATAAACGTATTTTTATTATGGTTTATATGGTTGGTCATGCAGAGGAagctgtggcggcactcgacattAACTAACAACGGACACGGTAGCGCAGTTGTTAGCGTCttaggtttcgaacgttcgggacccgggttcgattcccggcgcccGTAGTCCTATTTTTCTTCTACGCATCGAATTAGAAGAATAAATGCGGTACCCCAGCATCGACATATACAGTCGGCAACTACAATCATCACGGACAACATACATACCACCTCAAAACTACTAGGTGTATACGATAATAATACTCGCTAGCTTTACGTTCATAATGTGTATGCGTTGTTAATTTACAGCTATTATTTCCGTATACACCTAACATTTGTAATCTTGCATTCAACGGCGTAATGCAAATTAGAAGAAACAAAATtcaaattcttttatttatatttctattgcATTTTATCAAAGAAGTTATTAgttgtatgtgtgtgtattcGTATTTGTGGAGAGAATGTTATGAAAAAGTGGAAGGCGTATAATCATTGGTAGAGTTGTTAAATTGTAATATCAACAtttgtgaaaaaatatattttatttcttagttTATAAAAGTTTGATATGTTCGAAAATGAATCAACTAGTTTGTCAACTATTTTGCGATTACTGGAATGATAAATCGAGACCGGTACTACTAAATTGCCTTAATAAGGGTACATTCATCGACAAGTTAAACAAATAAAGTTGGAAGAAGCATGCAATTACGATAACCGGATAAAACTTTTATAACAAGAGATCACGATGTTGAAcaaaatatatcttttatattaattataatattaatgtataatatatgtataattataatataatgtatataattataatatattatataatattaatattaatatataatataatattaataatacaaatttctataaattatattacaggGTAATGAGAAAATTTTTTACTGAGATAATATTGGAGCATCGAAGATTTGTTGGTAACGTTTGATCGAAAAAAGTTGTGATGTTTCTCTATTGTGGCGGTAGGTAACTTCTGCCGACGTCTTTCGATGGTGGATAGCCTTTAGATCCGTTCGGTTCCTGACCACCGCCACGTCCATTTTGGCCTCCTGATCCAGAAGTACGACCAGCCGAGGACAAACTGCCACTACTAGCGTCGCCGGTACCAAACTTGAAGCTGGCTCTATTCCCGTTTTCGTCAGCTTCATACCTTCAAACGCGTACGAAAGTAAGGATAAATATTGAAACGAAACAACAAAAATCCGCTACCAAAGAAAAATTGAGAAGTTGCCCCTCACTTGACAGAGATGGGAAGGCCTTCCGGGCTTTGGTAAGAGAAGCTCCCTTTTACAGTTCGCACTAGCTCACCGTCCACCAATTTCAGCATTtccgtttcttctttttgtaCGTCATCCACTGGCGCATTTACGTTCAAATTCGGACGATTCCTAGCTTTATTATCCTCGAACGGCGTATTTAAAGCCAGTCCGCCAGAACCACGAGCAAACAAAGGCGCCTTCTGATCGGGAGATAACTTTTCACCGGTGCAACGCCACGTACCGAGAATCATTAGCCAGAGAATCTGGGATCAGAGAGGAATGATGTAAAATTCGATTAACGAGGACGGTTTTGGAAATGATTGGAATCATGAGATTAGCGAAACTCTTTATAAACGTTACACAAATCGCAGTGGCATTTTCAGTTCTTTTCAGATGTGATTGTATTGTGTACGGTTTACGGGAATTAGCCGTTTTTCTCTTCGATATTTAACAAATGGACGCTTACCCGAGGTGAATTCGACTTTCGTGTCGAACGATTCGTGATGACCTCTTGACCGATGGGAACGTATAGTAAAAGTACGACTCTCGATTTTACGATCTGTTATCTCTCTTAATACGTATTACGTATTATATGTGCAACCGTATAAAAAGACACTCTCTATTTAATACTTTTCATCTTAATCGATTTAAATGTAATCTCTTTTATCGAATTCCGTTTATTCGCTTCGaaaggaaaaatgaaaatcaTAAATAGCCGGTGTATTATCCGCGACGCACGTAAATATTTGTTGCGCGGGAATCTCAGATACGCAAGGGGTTAGGATCTCAAATTTCAGATTACTTTTACCATGGTTATATTGAATTGAGTCGAATTGAAAACATACCAGCGATTGAGGCACAATTTTTCGGGTGGTCATCATCACCATAGATTAATCACACTGGTGGCACTTTAAATGGCATCCCCCGAGGCACTCGCGATGATATTGCTGGATTTCAGAAGTCACTAACGTCTGTGCATCTTCGCTCTGTCCGCTTTTATATAGCCGCCACTAGCTCTATGCAAGGACGATGCTTTTTTCCCCCTCTGAGACTATCGATTGTCGCAGGGAACCACAGGGATCACGAATCTCGTTCGCTCGTTCGTCCTTTCAACCAGACTCAGTTTGGTTctcatatttttctcttctctatAACTTCTATCATATCTCACAGAAATCTAAATCTCCTTCCTTTTCAATCATTCCTCATCAAACTCCTCACCTTTTAATTACGAACTGTTCTTCCATAGATTAGATCCTTTTTAAAGatcttttaattctttaaattcACTCCATCCAAAAGTACGCTGTCTTAGAAACGTGGAGCGTGATTTCGAGATTTTGTCCAATTTCTTTTATGATTGCGATATGGTTTGCAAACAACCAAGTGTCAACATTCTCATCACTTAGCAACGATtagtttaatataataaatagataaGTAAATACAAGGACGAAGCGGTATCAAAAGATGAGAAGAAACGGTGTTTACAAGGAGATACAAGTTACTTGGAAAATTAATCGAGCCTCTAACAGTATTTCGAAACGTAAGCGCCTATTCGACAGGGTGGATGAagttttacaatttttctacGAGAgatttgttatcgaatgacgaTAATGCATAGTTTCGAGGTGATAGAGGAATCCCACGGAAGGGACGCTTTGCATTGTACATCTCTTAGGATACACGGATTGTTGCACGTTCTTGATGAATTGCTCGCATAAGACATATGCGCTCGCGCGTGAGACTAGCGTATTGGTTTGCGCTTATTTTCTCTCGATCGTGTGGGGACGCGGAGACGGCTGGATTTATCGTCATCCGTTTGCCACGCGATTCAAAGGCCAACGTCGTTACGATGGATGAGATTTCGCTCTTTTAAGGGCACACGGGCAAACAATACGATCTCTGAACCGCTAATAGGATGCGTTTGCTCTTTTGTAGGTAGCAACAGAGTCGCGCTGACATTTTATCCTTTTATTCATTGGTCCTTTCGTACCGAACCCATCGCATTCCGTGTGCCCAGTAGTCAACAGTCGACACGACGTGATCATCATTCCGTTCTTTTCGCGACCGATCTCGATTCCAATCCTCGATCGAAGCGGTATTAAGTTCAAAGATCGTCAGGTTTGCCCTGAATCTTCTCTCTCCTATCCTGCTCATAATCTACGTTACTAAACACGTGGATCGCCATCTCGGTTTCGTTCTTCGAACTCGGATGAACGACAAATCGAACGATATCGAGGGAGGGTCA
This portion of the Bombus affinis isolate iyBomAffi1 chromosome 1, iyBomAffi1.2, whole genome shotgun sequence genome encodes:
- the LOC126922382 gene encoding uncharacterized protein LOC126922382 isoform X1, with translation MEKRQPTMITTSETGLHANLLTATGQRLTPTGKISHAKTRVYTQRYRKEWEQMPDFKGWLTSVPFQSTRAYCLYCKKNLHAHRLSLLKHTCTMKHQRSALSHEAEEKKKAAARKANAIEEVEIEEVEEIEAIEHTQTEVEENEDEVEYVVERLETDDELDEAQIKDPIEDVGAEAEDEEEEEEDDVEDMQMQMPSDEEDVKHSIKKIKIERVENCEDSLTEAMDHMQSEYLEESDNHETVQMEIVVESEDQSNSDMQVVSILPDTEDSSKESSKESRENGRAIRRGDNKLDRKSAKLLQDECKQQGDSGIMVACPLPILGTAYQISSSVAPSTNTIGVLQPVNTIPIAPAQSKTITLTTGGKTLTLTGGTFQPGAQYVLSKLKGKFPTLVMADKKTTIVANQAEDAAKGAQINKDQLDVASTSYQSPKRHVLLKTVNSPTIKKPRISTHVVDTSKGLPIGGLQVSLYKLMDGRWTFLNESNTSPNGRCVDLVDNMKINFTAGRYKIHFDVDKYFTLRRIETMYPFIEIVFDVKNPAGHYHIPVLLSPFGYTTYRGSER
- the LOC126922382 gene encoding uncharacterized protein LOC126922382 isoform X2 — encoded protein: MEKRQPTMITTSETGLHANLLTATGQRLTPTGKISHAKTRVYTQRYRKEWEQMPDFKGWLTSVPFQSTRAYCLYCKKNLHAHRLSLLKHTCTMKHQRSALSHEAEEKKKAAARKANAIEEVEIEEVEEIEAIEHTQTEVEENEDEVEYVVERLETDDELDEAQIKDPIEDVGAEAEDEEEEEEDDVEDMQMQMPSDEEDVKHSIKKIKIERVENCEDSLTEAMDHMQSEYLEESDNHETVQMEIVVESEDQSNSDMQVVSILPDTEDSSKESSKESRENGRAIRRGDNKLDRKSAKLLQDECKQQGDSGIMVACPLPILGTAYQISSSVAPSTNTIGVLQPVNTIPIAPAQSKTITLTTGGKTLTLTANQAEDAAKGAQINKDQLDVASTSYQSPKRHVLLKTVNSPTIKKPRISTHVVDTSKGLPIGGLQVSLYKLMDGRWTFLNESNTSPNGRCVDLVDNMKINFTAGRYKIHFDVDKYFTLRRIETMYPFIEIVFDVKNPAGHYHIPVLLSPFGYTTYRGSER
- the LOC126922685 gene encoding uncharacterized protein LOC126922685; translation: MVMMTTRKIVPQSLILWLMILGTWRCTGEKLSPDQKAPLFARGSGGLALNTPFEDNKARNRPNLNVNAPVDDVQKEETEMLKLVDGELVRTVKGSFSYQSPEGLPISVKYEADENGNRASFKFGTGDASSGSLSSAGRTSGSGGQNGRGGGQEPNGSKGYPPSKDVGRSYLPPQ